CGCGCCATCGATGCGGTCTACACCACAGCGCGCGAGGAGATCGAACGCGAGACGCGTGAGGCCGCCCAGTCGATGCTGGACCGCTACCAGGCAGGAATCGAGGTCCTTGCCGTCAGCCTGCTCTATGACCATCCGCCGGACGAGGTCCATAACGCCTTCCGAGACGTCGCCAGCGCCCTGGAGGACAAGCTGCGCACGATCAACCTGGCGAACGTCTTCGCAGTGGAGAAGATTAACCAGGCAAAGGGCGAGGCCGCGGCGATGACTGAGGGCGCGCTGGCCTTCAAGGAGCAGCGGATCGCTGGTGCGCAGGCCGGCGCGGACGCCTTTGCGCTTCGGCTCGAAGCTTACCAGCGCGCCCCTACGCTTACAAAATTCCGATTGCAGCTCGAAACGCTCGAAGACGTTCTGCCGGGTATGCGGAAGTTTGTGCGGCCCGGTGCCGGCGACGTGAAAGACTTCGACATTTGGCTCCTGCAGCCCATCGGCTCGGGCCAAAGCAAGTAGCGAGGCCGGCTTCGCGAGGATCAAGAGACTTTAGGAAGCAGCCGGATCAGGTGGGAGCGAGATGACGAAGCCCATTGGTCAAACGGATAGGATCTGAAGGCGTCGGCAGGTGAGAATGGCGGAACAATCCACCACGGCGAATAAACGATCGAACGTCGTGCTTCGGCGTACCCTGCCGGCACTGACGGCGGCGCTCACGGTCTGGGCTGTTGTTTCCTCGTTCTTCGCCCTGGACGTCACCGAATATGGACTTGTCACCCGCTTTGGGCGTGTGGTCCGTGTCCTTGCCGAGCCGGGCCTCCACGTCGTTGCCCCATTTGACCGTGTTGTGCGGCTGGACAAACGCATCCTGTTCTTTCGCCCGGCGCCTTCCGAATTTCTGACGGTTGACAAGAAGAACCTCGGCGTCGACAGCCTCGTGACATGGCGGATCGTCGACCCAGAACGCTTTCTCGCCGCGCTCGCGACCCCGGCTGCGGCCGAGCAGCGTCTCTCCGATGTCGTCTTGGCGGAGATCGGCGCCGTCATGGGCCGGTATCCGGCATCCGTCCTCATCTCCACCGACCCGGCAAAACGCAACTACCAGGCCGTGGCGTCGGAAGTCTTTCGTCGCGCCGCCGCTTTCGCCCGAACGGCTTACGGCATCGACGTGGTCAGCGTCGATGTCCGCCGCCTCTACCCTCCGGAGCTGAACCGGGAGCACGTCTTCGAACGCATGAAGGCCGAGCGGGCCAAGATCGCCAAGGAAAACCGCTCGGCGGGTGAGGTAGAGGCGAAGAGGATCATCGCGGAGGCCGACCACGAGAAGAGCCGCATCGACTCCGACGCTGCCGGACAGGCCGAGCGCATCAAGGCCGAGGCCGATGCCGAGGCTTCGCGGACCTTCGCTGCAGCCTTCGGGCAGGATCCGAGATTCTACCAATTCCTCCGGACCTTGCGGGCCTACGACAAGTTGCTGGATGACAAGACGACTATCTTCCTTCCCGCAGACACCGACGCTCTGCGGATGCTGCACTTCGACAAGCAACCGGGCCAGGTCGGACCGTCCCCTCCGGCGCCTGGAGAATTTTCAAGCGGCGCCGGTCTTCTGCAGAACAAGAAACGCGAGGAGGAGGTCCGATGACGCTCGCGTCCGATCAGGCCCGCCTTGGCGACACGCGGCGAGAAGCAGATCATGCCGCAGAAGATCTGACGCACCGAATAGAACCGCGGTCGCATCCCGGACTATCGCGCCTCGCTTGGCGTCGCCATCGCTATTGGATCCTCGCCATCCTCGGTCTTTTGTTGGGAGCCCATCTGGCCTCGGGCATCTATATCGTCGGAGCAGACGAGCGCGCGGTGGTGCGCCGTTTCGGTGCCGTCGAGGCCGAGGTCGGCCCTGGCATGCACTACCGCTTCCCCTGGCCTGTTGATCGCCTGGACGTCGTCAAGACGACCAGCGTGCAGAAAGTCGGCGTGGGATTTGCGATACCCGGCGGTGAATCGGCAGCGCCCTTCGGCATGGAGTTGCTGACCGGGGACACCAATATCGTCAATGCTGCCCTTGTTCTGCAATACGTCATCCGCGATCCGGCGGAATTCCTTTTTCAGATCGAGGAAGCACCGGCCTACGTCGAGGCCGTCGCCGAGGGGGTGCTGACCGAGACGGTCATTGGCATGCCCATCGACGAGGTACTGACCAGAGGGCGGGTCGCCGTGCAGGAACGCGTCAAAGCCGAGACGCAGGAACTCCTGGACCGTCGCCGCAGCGGCATTCGCATCGTGTCTGCGAGCATTATGACAATGACTCTCGACAGATCGGTTGTCCAGGCGTTCCAGGACGTTGCGAACGCCATGGCCGACCGCGAGAAAGTGATCAACGAAGCCCGCGCTTACGCGAGCAACCTTATTCCCAAGGCACGGGGCGAGGCTCGCACACGGTTGAGCGAGGCGGAGGCCTACAAGCAACAGCGTGTCGCCGACGCCGTCGGCGAGACAAGCCGTTTTTTGGCGTTGCAGAAGGAGTATGAAAAGGCACCGGACGTCACCAGGACACGACTGTATCTGGAAGCCATGGAGAAGATTTTGCCCAAGCTGCAGCTCTATATTATCGACTCTGATAAGGGACGCGTGCCCCTCCATCTAAGGGTGACCGGCCCGTAATCACAGCTTCCGAAGAATGTTCCGTTGGGTCGCGCCACGGACGTTCTCTGCCCCGGACTGAAGCCGAGAAAGGAGGTGTCTCGTTTCTTCCCGCCGAGCAGAACACCAATGTGGCGCTCAAATACGCCAGCTACAGACGCATTCCGCCCTTTACTTATGTCGAATATGAGGACCAGCCAACGTTTCTGGCATTTCCTGCGTCATGCAGTTGTCATGATTGGAGCGGCTTGGCCTACGCGCTCAAGGTCGGCTGTTCTCCAGCGGGCCAAAAGCACCAGTCTGACTGCACGCGGATCACTTCCGATCTTCCCCCAATAAGCGGACGATTTCTGAGTCAGTGGCATATCTCAAAGGTGCCAACAAGCACATCGACTGTCGCGACCACGACGTCCGTTCGCTCGCCGAACCTGAACCCGATCGACAGGTTTTCGCCAAGTTCAAGCACTTGTTGCGCAAGGCCGCCGCGCGTTCGGCCGAAACCATCTGCGTCACAATCGGCGAAATCCTCCGAGCATTTACGCCCACCGAATGCGCCAACTATTTCCGAAACTCACGCTATGCCCAATCCTAAAAGCATCATGCTCTAGTCTTCGTCCGGCTCGCGCACGACCGGCGGCTCGTCGCCGCGGTCCTCTTCGTCCTCTTCCTCCTCCTCGTCCTCTTCGTCTTCACTAGGATCTCGGGGCGGCATCGTGTTGCCCATGATCACGAAGGGACTCCTCTCGATCAACCTGGTGGAAAATTCCTCGGAGATGTGTGGGGTCATGTTGTTGCTCCTCGGGTGTGGGGGAACTTGGCTTCGGTCCGCCGGACGCTCACGCCGTGATACCCGGCGGGTGGAATGGCGGCCCCCAGTTCGCCCCCTGCGCTGGGGCCGCTTCTTTTGCCAAAACGGGGGCGCGAGGAGGCTGCGGCCTTATCGGACGCCTAGTTGTTTGATCGTCAGAGCCGAAATCTGCGCGGCGTCATGAACACCGGATTGCGCGATCTTGATGATCGTCTTCGCGATTATTTCCGTCAGGGGGTCGTCGCGGTCCCTGACACAGAGGGTATGCAACCTTTGCTCGTAAGCCTCTGTGATGCGGCTAATCTCTTCCGGCGCCATAGTGGAGTTTCGTAATAGTCGATAAATAGCCATTTCCATTAAACTTCTTTTGGTGCTTGTAGTCCGCGGGAGGTCAGCCACTCGGTCATGCGAGTAGTTGTCTCTGCTTGGCGGGCTCTGCGAACAAGGCGCTCGCGCTCTATGCCCGGCGGGGTGCCTTGAGCCTGCTTGCGCAGCCGCTTTGCTTCCTCAGCAAGACGTTCTTCAACGGAAGTCGTCTGTGTAAAACG
This portion of the Bradyrhizobium sp. AZCC 2262 genome encodes:
- the hflC gene encoding protease modulator HflC, which gives rise to MAEQSTTANKRSNVVLRRTLPALTAALTVWAVVSSFFALDVTEYGLVTRFGRVVRVLAEPGLHVVAPFDRVVRLDKRILFFRPAPSEFLTVDKKNLGVDSLVTWRIVDPERFLAALATPAAAEQRLSDVVLAEIGAVMGRYPASVLISTDPAKRNYQAVASEVFRRAAAFARTAYGIDVVSVDVRRLYPPELNREHVFERMKAERAKIAKENRSAGEVEAKRIIAEADHEKSRIDSDAAGQAERIKAEADAEASRTFAAAFGQDPRFYQFLRTLRAYDKLLDDKTTIFLPADTDALRMLHFDKQPGQVGPSPPAPGEFSSGAGLLQNKKREEEVR
- the hflK gene encoding FtsH protease activity modulator HflK; its protein translation is MTLASDQARLGDTRREADHAAEDLTHRIEPRSHPGLSRLAWRRHRYWILAILGLLLGAHLASGIYIVGADERAVVRRFGAVEAEVGPGMHYRFPWPVDRLDVVKTTSVQKVGVGFAIPGGESAAPFGMELLTGDTNIVNAALVLQYVIRDPAEFLFQIEEAPAYVEAVAEGVLTETVIGMPIDEVLTRGRVAVQERVKAETQELLDRRRSGIRIVSASIMTMTLDRSVVQAFQDVANAMADREKVINEARAYASNLIPKARGEARTRLSEAEAYKQQRVADAVGETSRFLALQKEYEKAPDVTRTRLYLEAMEKILPKLQLYIIDSDKGRVPLHLRVTGP